In the genome of Chloroflexota bacterium, the window CGCCATCACTCACTCCCAGGTCCCCCCTCCCAGCGAAGCGGATTGGGGAGGGGGGACGACAGGGGGGTGGGGTACGTCTGGCCACGCCGTGTGCTGGGGGGAACCGAGAAGATACGTATACAGACACGACCCCCGCCGCCGACCCGTTGACAGGCGGCACGGGCGAGCGTATACTGCGAACGCGATGCACGAGATCAGAACCGGCGTGAGGAGAACCCAATGAGCATACCGATCTTCCAGGTGGATGCCTTCACGGACGAGCCGTTCGCAGGCAACCCGGCCGCCGTCTGCATCCTGCCTGAGCCGAGGGAATCGGAGTGGATGCAGAACGTCGCCCGGGAGATGAACCTCTCCGAGACGGCCTTCCTGCACCGATGGGACGACGGCTTCGAGCTGCGCTGGTTCACGCCGACCGTCGAGGTGGACCTGTGCGGCCATGCCACGCTGGCCAGCTCCCACGTGCTCTGGGAGGCGGGGTACCTGAAACCGGACCAGCCGGCGCGCTTTCACACCCGCAGCGGGTTGCTCACGGCCGAACGGCGCGGGGAGTGGATCGAGATGGACTTCCCGGCCGATCCGGAACGGCCCGCAACGCCCCCCGAGGGGCTGGCACAGGCGCTGGGGGCCACGCCCGTGTACGTAGGCGAGATCCCCTTCGCCTATCTTGTGGAGGTGGAATCGGAGGAGATCGTGCGGAAGCTCCAGCCCGACTTCGCCCTGCTACGGAGGCTGCCTCGCGGCGTGGTCGTCACGGCCCGGGCAACCTCGCCCACCTACGATTTCGTCTCCCGATTCTTCGCCCCACATGTGGGCATCGACGAGGATCCGG includes:
- a CDS encoding PhzF family phenazine biosynthesis protein, which encodes MSIPIFQVDAFTDEPFAGNPAAVCILPEPRESEWMQNVAREMNLSETAFLHRWDDGFELRWFTPTVEVDLCGHATLASSHVLWEAGYLKPDQPARFHTRSGLLTAERRGEWIEMDFPADPERPATPPEGLAQALGATPVYVGEIPFAYLVEVESEEIVRKLQPDFALLRRLPRGVVVTARATSPTYDFVSRFFAPHVGIDEDPVTGATHCCLGPYWASRLGKEEVVGYQASVRGGIVRVRPTGDRVTLSGQAVTVLRGELV